AAGTACGGCAAAGATACCTTCCTGACGATTGAGAAGTTGGGAACGGATGTGATGCCGAAGTTGTTTGCGATTAAGGGGCGTACCGATGCGACGTTGAACAAGTTGCCGGTGTTGCCAAAATATTTGAGTGATCGGGTAATGCAGGGAGCAAGCCGTTTGTTTCCGCAGCATTTGCCGGGTCGTTTGTTGGAATTCCGTGACCGTTATGAACATCACTTGATTTTGAAAATGAGCGAGGGCGGGATTGCCGAGGCGCAGGCGTTTTTGCCGGAATTCTTTGCGGATACGGATAACGAAGGCGCGTATTTTGAGTGTACGCCGCAGGAGGCAAGTAAGGCTTTCTTGCAGCGGTTTGCAGCGGCGGGCGCGGCGATTCGTTACCAGACGTTGTTCAGTGATCAGGTCGGCGAGGAAATGTTGGCGTTGGATATTGCATTGCGGCGCAATGATGCGGATTGGGTGGAAGTGTTGCCGGAGCATATTCGCAGCCAGATTGAACAGTCGTTGTATTACGGGCATTTCATGTGCCATGTTTTCCATCAGGATTATATTCTGAGAAAGGGTGCGGATGCCCATGCGGTGAAAAAGGCGATGTTGGCATTGCTGGATGCGCGGGGGGCGAAGTATCCGGCGGAGCATAATGTGGGGCATTTGTATGCGGCGGAAAGTGGCTTGCGGGAGTTCTACAAAAAGCTTGATCCGACCAATACGTTTAATCCGGGGATTGGGAAGATGGAGAAGTATAAGAGGAATTGTAGTTGTTGTGGGTGAGGGCACAAAGCGTATATATAAACCGTATATGTAGTTATGTGAGAGAGATGAGACGAATGTCTCACCTCCCCACTCGATTATTATTGAAAAATAAATTCAATGATCTCATCGATCGCTTTTTTGTTTGCAGCTAATTCTGCTCCATCTGTAATAGAAATTGCTGAATTCTTGAAGTTATTAATAGACATTATCTATAAAAAAAATAAAATATATAGATAATAATTATAAATGGCAAAATGCACATCCAGAGCGTAAATTCCTAACAGTAATAACAGCCTAGAGTAGGGACTAACGGCATGGCGGAGTACAGCTTTAACGCATTGAAATCCAATGAAAAGGCATTTGTTGCCATGACCAGTCTCAACGTCAAGGAGTTTTTGGGTTTGCTCGAACTGTTCAGCGCAGCTTACCAAACTGACCTACACGCACGGGGCAAACGTGTTGATGAGACGCGGGGTCGTTCTGATGGGAAACTGGCATTAATAGAAGACAAACTGTTTTTCATTCTGTTTTACCTGAAGACCTATCCTTTACAAGAAGTGCTGGCGCATTCATTTGATCTTCCCCAAAGTGTGGCAAACCACTGGATACACCGCTTATGCCCGGTATTACAAAGTGCATTGGATAAGATGGGACATAAGCCCATTCGACTATGCTCAGAATTAATGGGACGGCTAGCAGAAGAAGGGCAACAGGAATTGGTTATTGACGGAACAGAGCGGAGAATCCAGCGCCCCGTGGATAATGATGTCCAGCGTGAATACTATAGTGGTAAAAAAAATCCCATACGGTTAAAAACAATGTCATCGTTGGCTGTGCTGACAGACATATCAAATACTTAGGGAATACCCACTCAGGCAAGAAGCATGACAAGAAAATTGCCGATGAGGAGCAGACCCGATTACCGGAGGGTTCTGTGATTTTACGTGATTTAGGCTTCAAGGGGGCTGACATGGGAAAAGGTGTCACCGTCATTGAGCCAAAAAAGAAGCCACGGAATAAATGCCTGACCCCGCAAGAAAAAGAAGAAAACCGTCAAATTTCTGCCCGCAGGGTAGTCGTTGAACATATCATCAGTGGTATTAAACGCTGCCGATGCCTGAAAGATGTGTACCGTAATTTAAAAGATGACTTTGATGACCAGATTATGGAAATTGCTTGCGGACTACACAACCTGAGAAACTCCATGAGAAATCCCATCTATTGAAAGTTTTAAAAACTTTTAGATAAAAATTATTTATAGATAATGTCTAATATCGATGCCTGCAAATGGAATATCAATATACCTGCATGGGCTATTCCATTTGTTTATATCCATTGTGTAATGGACACGGCTTTTATTGCCAAAGCCACTTTTTATGGCAAATCCACAAATAGAGGGAACCTCTAAAAACCCCCTGAACCCCGTACAAATGTGAGAAAATATCCATTTGAGCCAATGACCCCGTTACTAGCCATGCCCAAGAAAAGTGCCATCAAAACCAGCCTGTTTGCCGCCGAAGAACGGGA
The DNA window shown above is from Candidatus Thiothrix sulfatifontis and carries:
- a CDS encoding transposase, coding for MAEYSFNALKSNEKAFVAMTSLNVKEFLGLLELFSAAYQTDLHARGKRVDETRGRSDGKLALIEDKLFFILFYLKTYPLQEVLAHSFDLPQSVANHWIHRLCPVLQSALDKMGHKPIRLCSELMGRLAEEGQQELVIDGTERRIQRPVDNDVQREYYSGKKNPIRLKTMSSLAVLTDISNT
- a CDS encoding transposase family protein, with translation MKYLGNTHSGKKHDKKIADEEQTRLPEGSVILRDLGFKGADMGKGVTVIEPKKKPRNKCLTPQEKEENRQISARRVVVEHIISGIKRCRCLKDVYRNLKDDFDDQIMEIACGLHNLRNSMRNPIY